One Thermicanus aegyptius DSM 12793 DNA segment encodes these proteins:
- a CDS encoding type I-MYXAN CRISPR-associated endonuclease Cas4/Cas1 codes for MDPAESIEPLIRVMALHALEYCERLYYLEEVEEIRIADKAVYDGRRFHQQLPEYVEITSYPLQSDTLGIFGKVDCVRSEGGEWIPFEYKKGHSKNYEKDKIDAWPPDKLQVAAYALLLEEHFDRTISEGRIYYAADHRTVRILINDEMREWVKRSIERARYLRKTIKRPPISKNERLCARCSLAPVCLPEEERLIQEGKEDLPRYFPPDRDQVDLHILQHGTTIRRSSGTFILENREGIIEEVSSESIGSITIHGHSQITTQAIHLASMKGIHIHWMTSGGKYVGSLVQSVGGTQRRLRQYEGLTNESLTIRLSQSLVYSKVESQLRYILRLTRGTKERDHHEENLQIMRESLRRIRSDSPKRDGLLGYEGMAAKAYFNSLSLIISEEGNPMFFNGRNRRPPRDPANAILSFLYSLLYRDAVQAIVTVGLDPTIGFYHQPRSQAYPLALDLMELFRVMLCDTILVGTIHRRQWDVEKDFETAGKQVWLSEEGKKKAIRAYEKRKQDTWKHPVVGYSLTYDRTMELEVRLLEKEWSGVPGLFAMNRIR; via the coding sequence GTGGATCCGGCCGAATCGATCGAGCCCTTGATCCGGGTTATGGCTCTCCACGCATTGGAGTATTGTGAACGATTATATTATCTTGAAGAAGTTGAGGAAATCCGTATTGCGGATAAAGCGGTCTATGACGGACGAAGGTTCCATCAACAACTGCCGGAATATGTAGAGATTACTTCATATCCACTTCAAAGTGATACCCTGGGTATTTTCGGAAAGGTTGATTGTGTCCGGTCAGAGGGGGGAGAATGGATTCCCTTTGAATATAAGAAAGGGCATTCGAAGAATTACGAAAAGGACAAGATTGATGCGTGGCCACCGGATAAACTTCAGGTGGCCGCCTATGCCCTTCTTCTCGAAGAACATTTTGACCGAACCATTTCAGAAGGAAGAATCTATTATGCTGCCGATCATCGAACCGTACGTATTCTCATTAATGATGAAATGCGGGAGTGGGTTAAGAGGTCCATAGAAAGGGCTCGATATTTGAGGAAGACAATAAAACGCCCCCCAATTTCAAAGAATGAAAGACTTTGTGCAAGATGTTCATTGGCTCCTGTATGCCTTCCGGAAGAAGAGAGGTTGATTCAAGAGGGAAAAGAAGATCTTCCCCGTTATTTCCCTCCGGACCGGGACCAGGTAGATTTGCACATTCTCCAGCATGGCACAACCATTCGCCGATCGTCCGGGACATTCATCTTAGAGAATCGGGAGGGGATAATTGAAGAGGTATCCAGTGAATCCATCGGATCAATTACTATTCATGGCCATAGCCAGATAACCACGCAAGCCATCCATCTTGCCTCCATGAAAGGAATCCATATTCACTGGATGACCTCAGGGGGTAAATATGTGGGAAGTTTGGTTCAATCGGTGGGTGGTACGCAGAGAAGGCTTAGACAGTATGAGGGTTTGACCAATGAAAGCTTGACCATTCGACTATCCCAATCATTGGTATATTCAAAAGTAGAATCGCAATTACGATATATTCTAAGACTCACCCGGGGAACAAAAGAACGCGATCACCATGAAGAAAATTTACAGATTATGAGGGAATCCCTGCGAAGAATACGTTCCGATTCGCCAAAGCGGGATGGTTTATTGGGATATGAGGGGATGGCGGCAAAAGCCTATTTTAATAGCCTTTCTCTCATTATCTCTGAAGAAGGAAATCCGATGTTTTTTAATGGAAGAAATAGACGACCACCACGGGATCCTGCCAATGCCATTCTTTCGTTCCTCTATAGTTTGTTGTATCGAGATGCAGTACAAGCCATCGTAACCGTTGGTTTAGACCCTACCATCGGTTTCTATCATCAGCCACGATCCCAAGCATATCCGTTAGCTTTAGATCTGATGGAATTGTTTCGGGTTATGCTCTGTGATACCATCCTGGTAGGAACAATTCACAGAAGACAATGGGATGTAGAAAAAGATTTTGAGACTGCAGGGAAGCAAGTCTGGCTCAGTGAGGAAGGGAAAAAGAAGGCAATTAGAGCTTACGAAAAGAGAAAGCAAGATACTTGGAAGCATCCGGTTGTCGGTTATTCCTTAACTTATGATCGAACGATGGAATTGGAAGTCCGGTTATTGGAAAAAGAATGGTCCGGTGTGCCGGGATTATTTGCAATGAATAGGATTCGATGA
- a CDS encoding DevR family CRISPR-associated autoregulator: protein MTIHVHGTVVTQYGVAANNRGENEGNLTTLQKVLWKGELHTSVSAEAIRFAMRYYWQTVYDDTKDEILRVNRRWNEDSQDYTFEDQAFSKKKYIDDDVMGYMDAKAAQAEKEDEEGEEEKKPAKKQKGTTNARRGALEVSRAISLYPYFGETSFNARGGQKGKTSLYATEMHATSYQYSFSFTPTQLEKPERASAVLDAIGDLAQVGGNQGRFLYDFSPQAVVFRITHDPAPRILYVFNQEVGGPLQLSELIRRTQVGDIAANELIVGGLLESSEAAVILRDYGAQVFNGVRDAVVAAKERIGKEV, encoded by the coding sequence ATGACGATTCATGTGCATGGAACCGTGGTTACTCAATATGGAGTGGCCGCCAACAACCGAGGGGAAAACGAAGGGAATCTGACGACGTTGCAAAAGGTCCTTTGGAAGGGAGAACTGCATACTAGCGTATCTGCAGAAGCCATTCGCTTTGCCATGCGCTATTACTGGCAAACGGTCTATGATGATACAAAGGATGAAATCTTACGGGTGAACCGCCGCTGGAATGAGGATAGTCAGGACTATACCTTTGAAGACCAAGCTTTTTCCAAAAAGAAGTATATTGATGATGACGTGATGGGGTATATGGATGCCAAAGCGGCGCAGGCTGAGAAGGAAGACGAGGAGGGGGAAGAAGAGAAGAAGCCGGCGAAGAAACAGAAAGGGACGACGAACGCGAGGAGAGGAGCTCTAGAAGTTTCCCGCGCCATATCCCTCTATCCTTACTTTGGAGAGACTTCTTTCAATGCACGGGGAGGGCAAAAAGGGAAGACTTCCCTCTATGCGACGGAGATGCATGCAACTTCATATCAATATAGCTTTTCCTTCACTCCAACCCAATTGGAGAAGCCTGAAAGGGCATCAGCCGTGTTAGATGCGATTGGGGATCTCGCCCAGGTAGGAGGGAATCAAGGACGCTTCCTCTATGACTTCTCTCCCCAGGCCGTTGTTTTTCGGATTACACATGATCCTGCTCCGAGAATTCTCTATGTTTTCAACCAGGAAGTGGGCGGGCCGTTGCAATTGTCTGAACTGATTCGTCGCACACAGGTTGGAGATATTGCAGCAAATGAATTAATTGTAGGCGGATTATTGGAGAGTTCCGAGGCCGCAGTCATCTTACGGGATTATGGAGCCCAAGTCTTTAACGGTGTGCGAGATGCGGTTGTTGCTGCTAAGGAGAGGATCGGAAAGGAAGTGTAA
- the hycI gene encoding hydrogenase maturation peptidase HycI has product MNRLVITVGNEMMGDDGAGPLLARLLEKNPIPGWEVIDGGTMPENYFHQVQDMKPKLVVVVDACEMDLEVGSIRLVSERDIAQEFFLTTHRLPLSFFISFLKELVPDVFFVGIQPAAVSFGAPVSSAVKEAVKRVYETLKTGKPDFPHLT; this is encoded by the coding sequence GTGAACAGATTGGTGATTACGGTGGGCAACGAGATGATGGGCGATGATGGTGCCGGCCCGCTGTTGGCACGACTTCTGGAAAAAAATCCGATCCCCGGATGGGAAGTGATCGATGGCGGAACCATGCCGGAGAATTATTTCCATCAAGTGCAGGACATGAAACCAAAGCTTGTAGTAGTGGTGGATGCCTGTGAAATGGATCTTGAGGTTGGAAGCATACGCCTCGTTTCCGAACGGGATATTGCCCAGGAGTTCTTTTTAACTACGCATCGGCTTCCTTTGTCATTTTTTATCTCTTTTTTGAAAGAATTGGTTCCGGACGTTTTTTTTGTGGGGATCCAGCCGGCGGCCGTTTCCTTTGGCGCGCCGGTCTCTTCCGCAGTGAAGGAAGCGGTGAAGAGGGTGTATGAAACGTTAAAAACGGGAAAACCCGACTTTCCACACCTTACGTGA
- the cas5 gene encoding CRISPR-associated protein Cas5 has translation MADKGKSLWLSISVPISSFAIPQAREFVESFPFPPPATVYGMLLSLIGEKDRSKYKGTRLGILVESLPATSMILRKIRRVKNKDLNHPTNVKPDYQMLLTGLSFIVHVSEGEDMKESIVTHIEEAVTHPERINRFGGLSCGESHHLVDQIKLISSEEVVKRLSDDVWVLIPTDEGDWACPVWVDHVGSEKTVWERAQFRPIPSDFTLDDMVNFQIRNSSSI, from the coding sequence ATGGCCGATAAAGGGAAGTCACTTTGGTTATCCATTTCGGTACCTATATCTAGCTTTGCGATCCCCCAAGCGAGGGAGTTCGTGGAGAGTTTTCCGTTCCCGCCGCCGGCTACGGTGTATGGGATGCTCCTTTCCTTGATCGGGGAGAAAGACCGGTCCAAGTATAAAGGGACCCGGTTAGGGATTTTGGTAGAATCCCTACCCGCAACATCTATGATCCTGAGAAAAATTCGACGCGTAAAAAATAAGGATTTAAACCACCCCACGAATGTAAAACCGGATTACCAAATGCTTTTAACCGGGCTTTCTTTTATCGTTCATGTGTCGGAAGGGGAAGATATGAAGGAATCGATCGTCACCCATATCGAAGAAGCGGTTACTCATCCTGAGAGAATCAACCGTTTCGGGGGATTATCTTGCGGCGAGAGCCACCACCTCGTCGACCAGATTAAACTCATCTCTTCCGAAGAAGTGGTGAAACGACTGTCCGATGATGTATGGGTCTTAATACCAACAGATGAGGGAGATTGGGCTTGCCCTGTCTGGGTGGATCATGTGGGTTCGGAAAAGACGGTTTGGGAAAGAGCGCAGTTTAGACCCATCCCCTCCGATTTCACGTTAGATGATATGGTCAACTTCCAGATTAGAAATAGCTCTTCAATTTGA
- a CDS encoding respiratory chain complex I subunit 1 family protein, with product MEIFWTVLFSGVQLFFILLFSPLVQGVIKKTKAVMQNRVGPPLLQPYYDLMKYLKKDSVVSKQASWLTRFTPYLLFALILSAGLFIPTFLPISPLGGWGDFLVVVYLFGLARFFTALTAYDAGGSFGGMGASREMALSAFGEGAFLFTAFAVLFVVGTTQLNFLAPDLLAHHWGWENPAYWLTFVAMLIVLIAETGRIPVDNPDTHLELTMIHEGMLLEYSGRHLGLVHWAAMMKQFLFLSLFLQFFFPWGVPEKMSVGLLLLSILLFLGKIFLIGFFLGLIETLYAKIRLFKVPRLFLSAMFLAFLAMIIHLAL from the coding sequence GTGGAGATTTTTTGGACGGTCCTTTTTTCGGGGGTTCAGCTCTTTTTCATCCTCCTCTTTTCTCCGCTGGTTCAAGGGGTGATCAAAAAGACGAAAGCCGTGATGCAAAACCGTGTAGGGCCTCCCCTGTTGCAGCCTTATTATGATTTAATGAAATACTTAAAAAAAGATTCGGTGGTTTCCAAGCAGGCTTCCTGGCTGACCCGGTTTACTCCCTATCTCTTATTTGCATTGATCCTTTCTGCCGGGTTGTTCATTCCCACCTTTCTTCCCATCTCTCCACTAGGGGGATGGGGGGATTTTCTGGTGGTGGTTTATCTATTCGGATTGGCCCGTTTCTTTACGGCACTTACCGCTTATGATGCCGGCGGTTCCTTTGGGGGAATGGGGGCGAGCCGGGAGATGGCTCTATCCGCCTTTGGGGAAGGAGCATTTCTCTTTACTGCCTTTGCCGTTCTCTTCGTCGTCGGGACGACTCAGTTAAATTTTTTGGCCCCAGACCTCCTCGCCCATCATTGGGGCTGGGAGAATCCGGCCTATTGGCTCACCTTTGTCGCCATGCTCATCGTGCTGATCGCGGAAACGGGACGAATTCCTGTGGATAATCCCGATACCCATCTGGAGTTAACGATGATTCATGAAGGGATGCTTCTGGAGTATTCGGGGAGGCATCTGGGGCTTGTCCATTGGGCGGCGATGATGAAACAATTCCTTTTCTTAAGCCTCTTTCTTCAGTTTTTCTTTCCCTGGGGAGTTCCGGAGAAGATGAGTGTGGGTCTTCTTCTCCTTTCCATCCTTCTTTTCTTGGGGAAGATCTTCTTGATAGGGTTTTTCCTGGGGCTGATCGAAACGCTCTATGCGAAGATCCGGCTCTTTAAGGTTCCGCGCCTTTTTTTATCGGCCATGTTTCTGGCGTTTCTCGCCATGATCATTCATCTCGCATTATAG
- a CDS encoding proton-conducting transporter membrane subunit, which yields METFVVALFLIFILGSIASLLLRRSRWHDRAAYISSLLGTMLALILSLNALIGGAGGSFSLWEIAPGLVLQYRLDSLSSFFLLILSLVGMALSIYGLGYGKEYADKGKGTLMGAEWNLFFLSMLLVLLAADAFTFLFAWEAMSLISFLLVMTDHDREPVRKAGYLYVAMTHLGTLFLFLAFFLLYKELGDFSFLMWEKLGPTLDGGLRSILFLLLLIGFGTKGGLMPLHIWLPRAHPVAPSHVSALLSAVMLKMAAYGMVRFFFGVLGEVSPWWGALLLWIGGASAFIGILYGVVENELKRFLAYSSSENMGLIVMGIGASLLFRTNGNELFSSFALMAALFHGLNHALFKGVLFMGAGSVLCATHTQNSNRLGGLIHRMPHTAFLFLLGGVALAAFPPLNGFMSEWMLYQSLLQISFSAPSFWQGGLGILAAVLLGMAGALAAGGVVKHFGTAFLAVPRTEEAAKAEEAPLSMRLGMAFLTLFLILFGLFPGIATGLIGRVIQSIGFKTGAVFPLLLVVPETETEIFLSPLLFPFLIFLFIGGAWALLRWKLGATKVSEGETWNCGTPYTPSMGYTATSASHPLLLMFRPFFRLERRVEMRGEYAYFPKGIAHRIDAHTLFEQFLYKPLLQFVLFLSRQIRRIQNGNLQSYLLYMIVTLILLLLWAQRG from the coding sequence GTGGAGACGTTCGTTGTAGCACTATTTCTAATTTTTATTCTGGGCAGCATCGCTTCGCTCCTCTTGCGAAGGAGTCGATGGCATGACCGGGCTGCCTATATCTCTTCATTACTCGGAACTATGTTGGCACTGATTCTCTCTCTAAACGCATTGATCGGTGGAGCAGGAGGCAGCTTTTCCTTATGGGAGATCGCGCCGGGTCTTGTGCTCCAATATCGCTTGGACAGTCTCTCTTCCTTCTTCCTCCTCATCCTCTCCCTTGTGGGGATGGCCTTATCCATTTATGGATTGGGTTATGGAAAGGAGTATGCGGATAAGGGGAAAGGAACCCTCATGGGGGCGGAGTGGAATCTCTTTTTCCTCTCCATGCTCCTCGTCCTCCTGGCAGCCGATGCATTTACCTTCCTTTTTGCCTGGGAGGCCATGTCTCTCATCTCCTTCCTCCTGGTGATGACCGACCATGACAGGGAGCCGGTGCGAAAAGCGGGATATCTATATGTCGCCATGACCCACCTGGGGACCCTCTTTCTCTTTCTTGCCTTTTTTCTTCTGTATAAGGAGTTGGGAGATTTCTCCTTCCTCATGTGGGAAAAGTTGGGCCCGACGTTGGATGGCGGCTTGCGGTCAATCCTCTTCCTCCTTCTCCTGATCGGTTTCGGGACGAAAGGGGGGCTCATGCCTCTTCATATCTGGCTTCCCAGGGCTCATCCGGTGGCGCCGAGCCATGTGTCGGCCTTGCTATCGGCCGTCATGCTAAAGATGGCGGCGTATGGGATGGTTCGGTTCTTCTTTGGGGTGTTGGGGGAGGTTTCTCCTTGGTGGGGGGCATTGCTCCTATGGATTGGGGGAGCGTCCGCTTTCATCGGTATTCTATACGGAGTTGTCGAGAATGAATTGAAACGGTTTCTGGCCTATTCCAGTTCGGAAAACATGGGATTGATCGTGATGGGCATCGGGGCATCGCTTCTGTTCCGTACGAACGGAAACGAGCTCTTCAGTTCCTTCGCGCTCATGGCCGCTTTATTCCATGGGTTAAACCATGCCCTCTTTAAAGGGGTCCTCTTCATGGGGGCGGGTTCGGTTCTCTGTGCCACCCATACGCAGAATAGCAACCGTCTCGGCGGGCTGATCCACCGCATGCCGCATACGGCCTTTCTTTTTTTGCTCGGAGGGGTGGCCCTCGCGGCATTTCCTCCTCTGAACGGGTTTATGAGTGAATGGATGCTTTATCAGTCGCTCCTCCAAATCTCCTTCTCCGCTCCTTCCTTTTGGCAAGGGGGGCTCGGCATCTTAGCCGCCGTCCTATTAGGCATGGCCGGGGCGCTGGCGGCGGGAGGCGTGGTGAAACATTTTGGGACCGCCTTTTTGGCCGTTCCCCGAACGGAGGAAGCCGCTAAAGCGGAGGAGGCCCCCCTCTCCATGCGGTTGGGGATGGCTTTCCTTACGCTATTTCTCATCTTGTTCGGACTCTTTCCCGGGATCGCCACCGGTCTTATTGGGAGAGTCATTCAAAGCATCGGATTCAAAACAGGGGCCGTATTCCCCCTTCTCCTAGTTGTACCAGAGACGGAGACGGAGATATTCCTATCGCCCCTTCTCTTTCCCTTTCTCATTTTCCTCTTCATCGGTGGAGCCTGGGCCCTCCTCCGCTGGAAACTGGGTGCGACGAAGGTTAGCGAAGGGGAGACTTGGAACTGCGGTACCCCCTATACTCCTTCCATGGGATATACGGCCACTTCCGCATCCCATCCGCTCCTCCTGATGTTCCGCCCCTTTTTCCGACTGGAGCGGAGAGTCGAAATGCGGGGGGAATATGCCTACTTTCCAAAAGGGATCGCCCACCGGATCGATGCTCACACCCTCTTTGAACAATTCCTTTATAAACCGCTGCTCCAATTTGTTCTCTTTTTATCCCGACAAATCCGTAGGATTCAAAACGGGAATCTGCAGAGTTATCTCCTATATATGATCGTTACGCTCATTCTCCTTTTGTTATGGGCACAAAGGGGGTGA
- the cas2 gene encoding CRISPR-associated endonuclease Cas2 — MSKKTHYLICYDITDAKRWRKTFKLLKEYGNRVQYSVFHCELTDIKMAKLRVELDRCLAPEDRLLIAPIDNIDSNKFVIQGPNLGWDYQQNERFDFF, encoded by the coding sequence ATGAGTAAAAAGACACACTATCTTATTTGTTATGATATCACTGATGCTAAGAGGTGGAGAAAGACGTTCAAATTATTAAAAGAATACGGTAATCGGGTTCAATACTCAGTATTTCATTGCGAACTCACGGATATAAAAATGGCAAAATTAAGAGTTGAACTCGACCGATGTTTAGCCCCGGAAGACAGGTTGCTAATTGCTCCGATTGACAATATTGATTCCAATAAATTTGTGATTCAGGGACCCAATCTGGGATGGGATTATCAGCAGAACGAACGTTTCGATTTTTTTTAA